Proteins encoded by one window of Synechococcus sp. WH 7805:
- a CDS encoding isoprenyl transferase, giving the protein MSRQLATSADQVHSRCIPDGLDLSKLPGHLAVIMDGNGRWAKARGLPRVMGHRAGVEALKSTLRLCSDLGIRALTAYAFSTENWSRPGEEVNFLMTLFERVLQRELHALESEQVRIRFLGDLEDLPLRLQTLIADAMRRTADNRGIHFNVCTNYGGRRELVRASRRLAERVALGELEVSQIDENTLAAELYTVGELDPDLLIRTSGERRISNFLLWQLAYAEIHVTDVFWPDFGADALFSALLDYQSRCRRFGGLDGVTPDALGS; this is encoded by the coding sequence TTGAGTCGTCAACTGGCCACCAGTGCCGATCAGGTTCATTCCAGATGCATTCCCGACGGTCTGGATCTGTCCAAGCTTCCTGGGCACCTAGCGGTGATCATGGATGGCAATGGACGCTGGGCCAAAGCTCGAGGGTTGCCCAGGGTGATGGGTCACAGAGCAGGTGTCGAAGCACTCAAGTCCACACTCCGACTCTGCAGCGACTTGGGCATCCGTGCCCTCACGGCCTATGCGTTTTCGACGGAAAACTGGTCGCGCCCCGGAGAGGAGGTGAATTTCTTGATGACCCTGTTCGAACGGGTGCTGCAGCGGGAACTCCATGCTCTGGAATCAGAGCAGGTTCGAATCAGGTTTCTCGGTGATCTGGAAGATCTCCCATTGCGACTGCAGACGCTGATCGCTGATGCCATGAGGCGAACTGCCGACAACCGTGGCATCCATTTCAATGTTTGTACCAACTACGGCGGACGCCGGGAGTTGGTCAGAGCGTCACGACGCCTCGCTGAGCGGGTAGCCCTTGGGGAACTTGAGGTTTCCCAGATCGATGAGAACACACTGGCCGCAGAGCTTTACACCGTTGGAGAGCTCGATCCGGACCTTCTCATCCGCACGAGCGGAGAGCGGAGGATCAGCAACTTCCTGCTCTGGCAACTGGCCTATGCGGAGATTCATGTCACCGACGTGTTCTGGCCGGATTTCGGTGCCGATGCGCTGTTCTCCGCTCTGCTCGACTACCAGAGTCGTTGCCGGCGCTTTGGTGGCCTTGACGGGGTCACGCCGGATGCTCTGGGATCCTGA
- the cdaA gene encoding diadenylate cyclase CdaA: MNVLAVMQWRQLFDLVWASVVQWRLLDILCAVLVGFLLFSRVREPRTLWLLRGYLFLVFLAWFFKWSGKLPLTSTFIDALVLACSLSLAILWQGELRRLMELLGTGRLAVLLGNPQSRLRTTASTVAQLTEAAGRLSKSRRGALIVVDLGSDLRPEDFLNPGVTVDAQLSKELLLNLFASDTPLHDGAVVIKGNRIISAGVILPLSRQGVSRYGTRHLAALGITERFDRCICVVISEESGTLSLANQGRLERPITSSRLQDLLTELIAASVSSASMKVPSPRSVKTGTQESLP, from the coding sequence TGGCGCCAGCTGTTCGACCTTGTCTGGGCTTCAGTTGTGCAGTGGCGCCTTCTCGACATCCTTTGTGCAGTATTGGTCGGGTTCTTGCTGTTCTCTCGCGTCAGGGAACCGCGAACTCTTTGGTTGCTCAGAGGATATCTCTTTCTTGTTTTTCTGGCCTGGTTCTTCAAGTGGTCTGGGAAGCTCCCTCTCACATCAACGTTCATTGATGCGTTGGTTTTGGCATGCTCTTTGTCGCTGGCCATTCTCTGGCAGGGTGAGCTGCGAAGGTTGATGGAACTTCTCGGCACAGGCCGGTTGGCAGTGCTGCTTGGGAATCCACAGAGTCGACTCAGAACGACTGCTAGCACGGTTGCTCAGCTCACCGAGGCTGCTGGGCGCCTGTCGAAGAGCCGTCGTGGGGCTCTGATCGTGGTTGATCTCGGCAGTGATCTCAGGCCTGAGGACTTTCTCAATCCTGGTGTGACTGTCGATGCGCAGCTCAGTAAAGAGCTGCTTCTCAATCTGTTCGCTTCCGATACCCCTCTTCACGATGGTGCGGTGGTGATTAAGGGGAATCGCATCATTTCAGCTGGTGTGATCCTGCCTCTGTCCAGGCAGGGGGTCAGTCGCTACGGCACCCGACATCTGGCAGCACTGGGAATCACCGAACGCTTCGACCGCTGCATCTGCGTGGTGATATCCGAGGAGTCTGGAACCCTCTCGTTGGCAAACCAGGGAAGGCTCGAGCGCCCGATCACGAGTTCTCGTCTTCAGGACCTCCTCACCGAATTAATTGCCGCTTCTGTTTCATCGGCATCGATGAAAGTTCCGTCTCCACGTAGCGTTAAGACAGGAACTCAGGAATCTTTGCCTTGA